The following are from one region of the Methanospirillum hungatei genome:
- a CDS encoding chemotaxis protein CheW translates to MVVEILEFDLGGESYAMDIGIAREIVEMLPITPIPRAPSHVTGLLNLRGEITTIINLHHLLGISPAKERNEQKIMVLVPDAFENTSVGVIVDEVHSVLTVDEINIDTNIRGVDEHLTEYVQGIIKLGEDEGIKTDGSENRESDKRLIIWVDVKKILTGTTETSSSLLE, encoded by the coding sequence ATGGTAGTTGAAATTCTCGAGTTTGACTTAGGGGGAGAATCTTATGCCATGGATATTGGGATTGCCCGTGAAATTGTAGAGATGCTACCGATTACACCAATCCCGCGGGCACCTTCTCATGTAACTGGTCTTCTCAACCTACGTGGTGAAATAACTACAATAATAAATTTGCATCATCTTCTTGGAATTTCACCTGCAAAGGAACGAAATGAACAAAAGATTATGGTTCTGGTTCCTGATGCTTTTGAAAATACCAGTGTCGGAGTAATTGTTGATGAGGTTCACAGTGTTCTGACTGTTGATGAGATTAATATTGACACGAATATTCGTGGGGTTGATGAGCATCTTACCGAATATGTTCAGGGGATCATAAAACTGGGTGAAGACGAGGGAATTAAAACAGATGGATCAGAAAACCGTGAATCAGACAAACGACTTATTATCTGGGTTGATGTGAAAAAAATTTTAACCGGGACAACAGAAACATCGTCATCCCTTCTTGAATAA
- the cobA gene encoding uroporphyrinogen-III C-methyltransferase: MDKKGTVYLVGSGPGGLSLMTKRAREVLDLAEVILYDQLPGDEILASLPAHAEKVDVGKYGDHHTREQDEIEQLMVSYAEQGRSVVRLKGGDPFLFGRGGEELETLRAHNISVEVVPGVTSAIAVPASVGIPVTHRKFASQVTILTGNEDPTKKESAIDWDWLAKSRGTIVILMGVKNLGKIAKFLVDHGMDAATPVAVIERGLRPDQRETIGTLETIAERAQERKVRPPAVIVIGGVVSLYTGEHVIPR; this comes from the coding sequence ATGGATAAGAAAGGTACGGTATATCTGGTAGGATCAGGTCCGGGTGGACTGAGCCTCATGACAAAACGGGCACGGGAAGTTCTGGATCTGGCTGAGGTCATCCTCTATGACCAGCTCCCTGGTGATGAGATTCTGGCTAGCCTTCCGGCCCATGCTGAGAAAGTAGATGTCGGAAAGTACGGGGATCATCACACCCGCGAGCAGGATGAGATAGAACAGCTTATGGTCTCCTATGCAGAGCAGGGCCGGAGTGTTGTCAGATTAAAAGGAGGAGATCCGTTCCTGTTCGGACGGGGGGGTGAGGAACTGGAGACATTAAGGGCGCATAATATATCAGTGGAGGTTGTCCCTGGTGTGACCAGTGCCATCGCTGTTCCTGCATCGGTTGGAATACCGGTAACTCACCGGAAATTTGCATCACAGGTAACCATCCTGACCGGTAATGAGGATCCCACAAAGAAAGAATCAGCTATTGACTGGGACTGGCTTGCAAAGTCACGAGGCACCATCGTCATCCTGATGGGTGTCAAAAACCTCGGGAAGATAGCGAAATTTCTCGTGGATCACGGGATGGACGCTGCAACACCGGTTGCCGTGATTGAGCGCGGGCTTCGGCCTGATCAGCGTGAAACGATTGGAACCCTTGAAACAATAGCAGAACGTGCGCAGGAACGAAAGGTCAGGCCCCCCGCAGTGATAGTAATCGGTGGCGTGGTCTCACTATACACCGGTGAGCATGTCATCCCCCGGTAA
- the rimI gene encoding ribosomal protein S18-alanine N-acetyltransferase yields the protein MQEGSLRIRKMTPVDIMGVQWIERSSFPDPWARETLEEAIATFADTVFIAESLGTIKGYIICGVENTGEERYGHICSLAVAPDKRNSGIGTALVKRAEQAVMVQKATAMQLEVRVSNTGAIQFYTKLGYEPVFQICGYYADTEDAIVMMRWFRF from the coding sequence ATGCAGGAAGGAAGTCTCCGGATCAGAAAAATGACTCCGGTGGATATTATGGGTGTACAGTGGATTGAACGAAGTTCTTTCCCGGATCCCTGGGCGCGTGAAACGCTTGAAGAGGCCATCGCGACCTTTGCTGATACAGTATTTATCGCAGAATCCCTTGGGACTATTAAAGGGTATATCATCTGTGGTGTTGAGAATACCGGTGAAGAAAGGTACGGGCATATCTGTAGTCTGGCTGTAGCACCGGATAAGAGAAATTCAGGGATAGGTACTGCATTGGTCAAACGGGCAGAGCAGGCTGTTATGGTTCAGAAAGCTACTGCCATGCAATTGGAAGTCAGAGTTTCGAATACCGGCGCAATTCAGTTTTATACAAAACTTGGATATGAACCGGTGTTTCAGATTTGTGGATATTATGCAGATACAGAAGATGCGATTGTGATGATGCGGTGGTTCCGGTTTTGA
- a CDS encoding DUF1015 domain-containing protein produces MVHVYPFRAVRPAPGKAEEIAAVPYDVVSAEEAREIISNHPFSFLRISRADALVPDIDPYSTEVYELSRNIFDEYREKGLFIQDEKPAMYVYRVYDADKTYTGIACCADTREYESGEIRRHELTRYDKEEDRTRHIDTMNANTGPVVLLHGAHAEIKNILKKVVEGNSPDMVTSAANGSRHEIFSITDSEILERLSEIFVSIPALYIADGHHRCKSAVNIVEKRKKDGAKVPEETHHVLGVIFAEDEVKVHGYSRLLTDLSPLTPESFLKKISDIAHITPYGEADRSSFALKPKIGGKEDHVFHLYIKGTWYECVIPHNPKITDIRGLDVSVLQEQILIPFLGITDPRGDPRLQYLGGARPIRDLMTKVDSGEFAAALAMQPVDVRTVFSIADAGGIMPPKSTWFEPKLLSGLLVHLLE; encoded by the coding sequence ATGGTTCATGTATATCCTTTTAGAGCAGTAAGACCTGCCCCAGGAAAGGCAGAAGAGATTGCTGCAGTCCCTTATGATGTGGTTAGTGCTGAAGAAGCACGTGAGATCATCTCAAACCATCCGTTCAGTTTCCTCCGGATAAGCCGGGCTGACGCACTGGTTCCAGACATTGATCCCTACAGCACTGAAGTCTATGAACTTTCCCGCAATATTTTTGATGAATATCGGGAAAAAGGCCTTTTTATCCAGGACGAAAAGCCTGCAATGTATGTGTACCGGGTATACGACGCAGATAAAACCTATACCGGTATTGCATGTTGTGCTGATACAAGGGAATATGAAAGCGGGGAGATCCGGCGTCATGAACTCACCCGGTATGATAAGGAAGAAGATCGGACCAGGCATATTGACACCATGAATGCCAATACCGGTCCGGTTGTTCTTCTCCACGGAGCTCATGCAGAGATAAAAAATATTTTGAAAAAAGTAGTTGAGGGGAACTCGCCGGATATGGTAACCTCTGCAGCCAATGGCAGCAGACATGAGATCTTTTCAATAACCGATTCAGAAATTCTTGAACGACTCTCTGAAATATTTGTCTCTATTCCAGCACTCTATATCGCTGATGGTCATCACCGGTGCAAGTCTGCGGTAAATATTGTTGAGAAAAGAAAAAAAGATGGAGCGAAAGTCCCTGAAGAGACGCATCATGTCCTGGGTGTAATATTTGCCGAGGATGAAGTCAAGGTACATGGGTATAGCAGACTCCTCACTGACCTCTCCCCCTTAACTCCGGAGAGTTTCTTAAAAAAGATTTCAGATATCGCACATATCACACCATATGGGGAGGCTGACAGGTCATCCTTTGCTTTAAAACCAAAAATAGGTGGAAAAGAAGATCACGTTTTTCATTTATACATCAAAGGAACCTGGTATGAATGTGTTATCCCCCATAATCCTAAGATAACAGATATCAGAGGTCTTGACGTGAGTGTTCTTCAGGAACAGATTCTGATCCCCTTCTTAGGAATCACAGATCCTCGAGGTGACCCCAGACTCCAATACCTGGGAGGTGCCCGTCCGATTCGCGATCTGATGACAAAGGTTGACAGCGGAGAGTTTGCTGCAGCACTAGCAATGCAGCCAGTGGATGTAAGAACGGTATTTTCTATTGCAGATGCAGGTGGAATTATGCCACCAAAATCAACATGGTTTGAACCAAAACTCCTAAGCGGACTACTGGTTCATCTGCTTGAATAA
- the hemC gene encoding hydroxymethylbilane synthase, translating into MPLRVGTRASQLAKAQAVKVCTLLEELGVETEMVFISTAGDEQTGVPLHEIGGQGVFVRALDDALEQNKIDLAVHSMKDIPAERPSGLVTSAILARDSPCDYIVTDLKLDEITTLGTSSTRRTAQCRRNLPWADIRPLRGNVNTRLSKLQIGEYDAIMLAKAGLERLSMTLDGFQLDPHVHVPSPNQGTIAVVSRTDPDITGIVSQIDDYGTRMDTMLERRVMEMIGGGCFTPLGIYCKDRMMIAEVLSLEGDRHFRLERMVSDIDDAGRFGMEVREKAGDLISEAYERLGITHG; encoded by the coding sequence ATGCCTCTCCGCGTAGGAACCAGGGCATCACAACTTGCCAAAGCCCAGGCAGTAAAGGTCTGCACCCTGCTTGAGGAACTCGGGGTTGAGACGGAGATGGTATTCATCTCCACTGCAGGGGATGAACAGACAGGAGTCCCCCTTCATGAGATCGGCGGGCAGGGAGTATTTGTCCGGGCACTTGACGATGCACTGGAGCAGAATAAGATTGATCTTGCCGTTCACTCGATGAAGGACATCCCTGCAGAGCGGCCATCAGGTCTGGTTACGTCTGCCATTCTTGCCCGTGATTCGCCGTGTGACTATATCGTCACTGACCTGAAGCTGGATGAAATCACAACACTTGGCACATCCAGCACCCGGCGGACCGCCCAGTGTCGTCGCAATCTGCCCTGGGCTGATATCAGACCACTCCGGGGGAATGTGAACACACGGCTCTCCAAACTGCAGATAGGTGAGTATGATGCCATCATGCTTGCAAAGGCTGGTCTTGAACGACTGTCCATGACGCTGGACGGGTTTCAATTGGATCCTCATGTGCACGTTCCCTCCCCAAACCAGGGGACCATTGCGGTGGTATCACGGACAGACCCGGATATTACTGGTATAGTATCCCAAATCGATGACTATGGGACCAGGATGGATACCATGCTTGAACGGCGGGTTATGGAGATGATTGGGGGCGGATGCTTCACCCCGCTTGGGATCTATTGCAAGGACCGGATGATGATTGCAGAAGTTCTCTCTCTTGAAGGTGACCGCCACTTCAGGCTTGAACGAATGGTATCAGATATTGACGATGCAGGCCGGTTCGGTATGGAAGTCAGGGAGAAGGCAGGAGATCTGATAAGCGAAGCATACGAGCGGCTGGGAATTACACATGGATAA
- a CDS encoding methyl-accepting chemotaxis protein: MEQPFSGKIKKESFSTLQRKHYYLNVSRGIFKQGSSMAGNPIKVLFVEDNEDHAFLVIHELKKGGYDPLLKRVETLEDVRSSLDSEKWDVILCDYSLPGFNGVDVIEEYRKRDLDYPFIIVSGEIGEDTAVTLMKRGAHDYVFKGNLSPLLPVIEREIREAENRKKRREIEELQRAEAIKFRAMIDSSYDAITLFDDDILIECNATTPQIFKVPNSDTIIGKSIYSLVPDKQADGTLSRDFFSKIITSAKQGMAQDVECIINRFDGSTFDVELTLTILNLPEGPRIQATFRDISERKKAERSMHEQMETIKELQQQEMTMINQNPLPLLLMDLKLKIQKVNASFLEMSGYSEQQLLSMRANDFKVLEKSGSGLRDALTTKKAVTGQLIVEFPTGVHHIEQDIIPLLDKHHEVVSVMSTYKDKTEEIRKEKEIQRMMKEAEEHANLLDIAAQDIGEAFALVSNGDMTTEILKRENDPLLLVKDNANKTIAELRKALQKVSRVSTSVSENMGEISKGSSDIAQATQAVAKNTMQSSEIGKNLIEHMEDITNQISTLSASNEEITSTSQEVLRHARDVATRGGQAQTLGNEANDKMGLVMKIAQESVEDIDELNSQIREINKIVKMINDIAGQINLLALNAAIEAARAGDAGRGFAVVAGEVKNLAADARKATDHIADVITAIQRSSEKTSTAIRSSHSEIAIGVESVNKTIESLNIMVSGASEVTRDMGEIVRAIEDQANIATSIVNTARDGINLTQDNLTQIEELSALAESVSASVQEINSAIVEVEELSGELRTQIQAFKI; encoded by the coding sequence ATGGAGCAACCATTTTCAGGAAAAATCAAGAAGGAATCATTTTCAACTTTACAGAGAAAGCATTACTATCTGAACGTTAGCAGGGGCATTTTTAAACAGGGAAGTAGTATGGCTGGAAATCCAATTAAAGTATTATTTGTTGAGGATAATGAAGATCACGCCTTTCTTGTTATCCATGAGTTGAAAAAGGGTGGGTATGATCCGCTTCTGAAACGAGTTGAAACCCTGGAGGATGTACGCTCATCACTAGACTCTGAAAAATGGGATGTAATTCTTTGTGACTACAGTCTGCCTGGATTCAACGGTGTTGATGTAATCGAAGAATACCGAAAACGTGATCTTGACTACCCGTTTATCATTGTTTCCGGAGAAATTGGAGAAGATACTGCAGTTACCCTGATGAAACGAGGCGCTCACGACTATGTTTTCAAAGGGAATCTGTCACCTCTCCTTCCTGTTATCGAACGAGAGATCCGAGAAGCGGAAAACAGGAAAAAGCGTCGTGAAATTGAAGAATTACAGCGAGCTGAAGCGATAAAATTCAGGGCGATGATTGATTCTTCGTATGATGCCATCACACTTTTTGACGATGATATCCTGATAGAATGTAATGCGACTACTCCTCAAATCTTCAAAGTCCCAAATTCGGACACGATAATAGGAAAATCTATCTACTCCCTGGTTCCTGATAAACAAGCAGATGGCACATTATCGAGAGATTTTTTTAGCAAAATTATTACATCTGCCAAACAGGGTATGGCCCAGGACGTTGAGTGCATCATAAACCGCTTTGATGGCTCGACCTTTGATGTTGAACTCACCCTGACAATTCTCAATCTTCCTGAAGGGCCACGTATCCAGGCCACATTCCGTGACATTAGCGAGCGGAAGAAAGCAGAGCGTTCAATGCACGAGCAAATGGAGACCATAAAAGAGCTTCAGCAGCAGGAGATGACAATGATTAATCAAAACCCGCTGCCACTCCTTCTTATGGATCTGAAATTAAAAATCCAAAAAGTAAATGCTTCATTTTTGGAGATGAGCGGGTATTCTGAACAGCAACTACTTTCAATGCGGGCGAATGATTTTAAGGTTTTAGAAAAATCCGGATCAGGTCTTCGTGATGCCCTTACGACGAAAAAAGCGGTAACCGGTCAACTCATCGTAGAATTCCCGACAGGTGTCCACCATATTGAACAAGATATTATTCCGCTTCTGGATAAGCATCACGAAGTGGTCAGTGTCATGTCCACATATAAAGACAAAACAGAGGAGATACGAAAAGAGAAGGAGATCCAGCGGATGATGAAAGAAGCTGAAGAACATGCGAATCTGCTGGATATTGCTGCACAAGATATTGGAGAAGCCTTTGCCCTGGTTTCGAACGGTGATATGACAACAGAGATACTGAAACGGGAAAACGATCCGCTCCTGCTTGTCAAAGATAATGCAAATAAAACCATCGCAGAACTTCGAAAAGCACTTCAAAAAGTAAGCAGAGTCTCAACCAGCGTCTCGGAAAATATGGGAGAGATAAGTAAAGGTTCTTCAGATATTGCCCAGGCTACACAGGCAGTTGCAAAAAATACCATGCAGTCATCAGAAATTGGAAAAAATCTGATAGAACACATGGAAGATATAACAAATCAAATTTCCACTCTGTCTGCTTCCAATGAAGAGATTACCAGCACAAGCCAGGAAGTATTGCGCCATGCACGGGATGTTGCAACACGAGGTGGACAGGCGCAGACACTTGGCAATGAGGCAAATGATAAAATGGGCCTGGTAATGAAGATTGCCCAGGAAAGCGTTGAGGATATTGACGAACTAAACTCACAAATCAGGGAGATCAATAAAATCGTCAAGATGATCAATGACATAGCCGGTCAGATCAACCTGCTTGCCCTGAATGCAGCTATTGAAGCAGCCCGTGCTGGTGATGCTGGAAGAGGGTTTGCTGTTGTTGCAGGAGAAGTCAAGAACCTAGCTGCTGATGCCCGGAAGGCTACAGATCATATTGCAGATGTAATTACTGCAATTCAGCGGAGTAGTGAAAAAACCTCAACTGCAATACGATCATCCCATTCTGAGATCGCAATCGGTGTGGAAAGTGTAAACAAGACCATTGAATCCTTAAATATCATGGTCAGTGGTGCTTCAGAGGTTACCCGGGATATGGGCGAGATTGTTCGGGCGATAGAAGATCAAGCAAACATTGCTACATCAATTGTCAACACAGCCCGTGATGGAATAAACCTGACACAGGATAACCTCACTCAGATAGAAGAGTTGTCAGCCCTGGCAGAATCTGTTAGTGCATCAGTCCAGGAGATCAATAGTGCAATTGTGGAAGTAGAGGAACTCTCCGGAGAACTTCGAACACAGATACAGGCATTTAAAATATAA
- the hemB gene encoding porphobilinogen synthase: MFPHVRLRRLRRRKIIPLLAETHIGKDDLIAPLFFDENIAGPVPIQAMPGQNRWPVSMAGDVVIRLKRAGIRAVLLFGIPSVKDAEASGAYAPDGVIQQVTRAMKQACPDMVIITDLCACEYTDHGHCGYVGECCDGPNLLNDASLEMMQRIAVSQAEAGADIVAPSCMLDGMVAAIREALDDYGHQEVLIMSYSSKFASALYGPFREAAGSGFSFGDRTGYQAPVSNRREAYRESEQDAAEGADILMVKPAGWFGDIITDIKQLGLPVAAYQVSGEYSMIRAAAEKGWLDERRVVMESLVSLKRAGADLIITYFAEDICRWLDE; encoded by the coding sequence ATGTTCCCGCACGTACGATTGAGAAGACTTCGCAGACGGAAGATTATCCCGCTGCTTGCAGAGACCCATATTGGGAAAGATGACCTGATTGCACCGCTCTTTTTTGATGAGAACATAGCAGGGCCGGTTCCGATTCAGGCAATGCCCGGACAAAACCGCTGGCCGGTCTCTATGGCCGGGGATGTTGTAATACGGCTGAAGAGAGCCGGTATCCGTGCCGTTCTCCTGTTTGGTATCCCGTCCGTCAAGGATGCAGAAGCCTCAGGAGCATATGCACCGGATGGGGTTATCCAGCAGGTGACCCGGGCAATGAAACAGGCATGTCCTGATATGGTCATTATCACTGACCTGTGTGCCTGTGAATATACCGATCACGGGCACTGTGGATATGTGGGCGAGTGTTGTGACGGGCCAAACCTTCTGAATGATGCATCGCTTGAGATGATGCAGCGGATTGCTGTCTCGCAGGCAGAAGCAGGTGCAGATATTGTCGCTCCCTCCTGTATGCTGGACGGCATGGTTGCTGCCATCCGGGAAGCCCTTGATGATTATGGGCATCAGGAAGTCCTCATCATGTCATACTCCTCGAAATTTGCCTCCGCCCTCTATGGTCCGTTCCGTGAAGCGGCGGGTTCTGGGTTTTCATTCGGGGATCGGACCGGGTACCAGGCTCCGGTCTCAAACCGCCGGGAAGCATATCGGGAATCTGAACAGGATGCAGCAGAAGGTGCAGACATTTTGATGGTCAAACCGGCAGGGTGGTTTGGGGATATTATTACTGACATTAAACAACTCGGCCTTCCGGTTGCAGCATATCAGGTATCAGGAGAGTATTCCATGATCCGGGCTGCAGCAGAGAAGGGCTGGCTTGATGAACGGCGGGTCGTTATGGAAAGTCTGGTCTCGCTTAAACGGGCGGGTGCAGACCTTATCATAACCTATTTTGCTGAAGATATATGCAGGTGGCTTGATGAATAA
- the hemL gene encoding glutamate-1-semialdehyde 2,1-aminomutase: protein MNNCEKSREYYTTARELMPGGVSSPVRAIQPHPFYTVRGVGSRIYTADGIELIDCCGAYGPLILGHACKPVGVAISSALSDGWLYGTPTPAEIDLAQILIADHPSIEMVRFVTTGSEATMAAIRLARGYTGKSEIIKTEGGFHGAHDGVLVQAGSGCTTLGQPDSAGVLSDIVRHTRQVPYNDTESLVSLVEKCGDEIAAMILEPVMGNIGPVLPKPGYLQEVRKITAEHDILLIFDEVITGYRVGIGGAQKLFGVTPDITTLGKIIGGGLPLSAFGGKRKIMERIAPAGPVYQAGTFSGNPLSLAAGVAALREIHARKEMYTHLDKATTVIGESCQGKAGSFVKLGSMFKFFFRSSPPENYAQAKESDTIKFRAFWEKMLEKGIFLPPSQFETNFLSAAHSDSDVEYLSSAYASCLSA from the coding sequence ATGAATAATTGTGAAAAGAGCAGGGAATATTATACCACTGCCAGGGAGCTGATGCCTGGTGGTGTTTCAAGTCCGGTCCGGGCAATACAGCCACACCCCTTTTACACAGTACGGGGAGTTGGCTCCCGGATATATACTGCAGACGGGATTGAACTGATCGATTGCTGTGGGGCATACGGACCTCTGATTCTGGGTCATGCCTGTAAACCGGTTGGAGTTGCAATCTCTTCTGCCCTGAGTGACGGCTGGCTGTATGGCACCCCGACTCCGGCAGAGATAGATCTGGCGCAGATCCTTATTGCTGACCATCCGTCCATTGAGATGGTCAGGTTTGTCACCACCGGTTCTGAAGCGACCATGGCAGCAATCCGGCTTGCACGGGGATATACCGGAAAGAGTGAAATCATCAAGACAGAAGGCGGATTTCACGGAGCTCATGACGGAGTCCTTGTCCAGGCAGGGTCAGGATGTACAACCCTTGGTCAGCCTGATTCTGCAGGAGTTTTGTCAGATATCGTGCGGCACACGAGGCAGGTTCCATACAATGACACCGAGTCACTCGTCTCTCTGGTGGAAAAATGCGGTGATGAAATCGCTGCGATGATCCTGGAACCGGTGATGGGAAACATCGGCCCGGTCCTTCCAAAGCCCGGATACCTGCAGGAGGTTCGGAAGATAACTGCTGAACATGATATCCTGCTCATCTTTGACGAGGTCATTACCGGATACCGGGTGGGTATTGGTGGAGCACAGAAACTCTTCGGGGTAACGCCGGACATCACTACTCTGGGTAAGATAATAGGCGGAGGACTCCCCCTATCAGCATTTGGCGGGAAGAGAAAGATCATGGAACGTATCGCACCTGCCGGACCGGTGTATCAAGCTGGAACTTTCTCCGGAAACCCGCTCAGTCTTGCAGCGGGTGTTGCAGCACTCCGGGAGATTCATGCACGAAAGGAGATGTATACCCATCTTGATAAGGCGACTACCGTGATCGGGGAGTCATGCCAGGGGAAAGCGGGCTCATTTGTGAAACTCGGATCCATGTTCAAGTTCTTCTTCCGCTCATCGCCTCCTGAAAATTATGCCCAGGCAAAAGAATCAGACACGATAAAATTCCGGGCATTCTGGGAGAAGATGCTGGAAAAGGGGATCTTTTTACCCCCGTCACAGTTTGAGACGAACTTTTTGTCGGCTGCTCATTCTGATTCGGATGTTGAATACCTCTCTTCAGCGTATGCATCATGCCTCTCCGCGTAG
- the hemA gene encoding glutamyl-tRNA reductase produces the protein MTHALFSPFTIAGISHHSASVADMESVRFPDEEAFLIRAGEWFKGVILLQTCNRIEIMVHGSADLLGTFLESEGRAGWQMWEDGDALSHLLDLAAGLDSMVIGEDQILGQLRKSLSQSESMSVADPLITLCINKAIHAGSEARRMSGINRGAVSIGSAAVLLADELLGSLAGRHILVLGTGEMGVLVTQALAAKQLSAIYVANRTFDRAQRLAEKVHGTAVLMGDLYRYLTMSDVIICCTAAPHPVIKVDEVMEALKGRSWPLDNSRRPLLIVDIAQPRDVEEDVGKIPGVCLYTIDDLRKVNDDTAQFRKEAAEKVREFLDQELVQFTRLFNRKAADELLATLHSWAEQIRIRERDRALSRLSGCDDRLRDVTDDLTRVLTRKLLTDVTLTIRTCAERGEMKIAEDLVGAITRGEMLCSRTYD, from the coding sequence ATGACTCATGCGCTCTTTTCTCCGTTCACCATAGCAGGAATATCTCATCATTCTGCATCGGTTGCAGACATGGAATCGGTCCGGTTTCCTGATGAAGAGGCATTCCTAATTCGTGCAGGGGAGTGGTTTAAAGGAGTCATCCTGCTGCAGACCTGTAACCGGATAGAGATCATGGTGCACGGGAGTGCAGATCTCCTTGGCACATTTCTCGAGAGTGAAGGAAGGGCCGGGTGGCAAATGTGGGAGGATGGAGATGCCTTATCCCATCTTCTCGATCTCGCAGCCGGTCTTGACTCGATGGTCATCGGTGAGGACCAGATCCTGGGACAGCTCAGAAAATCCCTGAGCCAGTCTGAATCGATGTCGGTTGCTGACCCTCTGATCACCCTCTGTATTAACAAGGCAATCCATGCCGGGTCCGAGGCCCGGAGAATGAGTGGGATTAACCGGGGTGCAGTATCGATCGGGTCTGCAGCGGTTCTGTTGGCTGATGAACTCCTGGGTTCGCTTGCAGGCCGGCACATCCTTGTCCTGGGGACCGGAGAGATGGGGGTTCTCGTCACCCAGGCACTTGCTGCGAAACAGTTATCTGCAATTTATGTTGCGAACCGGACATTTGACCGGGCCCAGCGACTTGCTGAGAAGGTTCACGGGACGGCAGTTCTGATGGGAGATCTCTACCGGTATCTGACGATGTCTGATGTCATCATCTGTTGCACCGCTGCTCCTCATCCGGTTATCAAAGTTGATGAGGTGATGGAAGCACTGAAGGGACGGTCATGGCCGCTTGATAATTCCCGCCGTCCGCTCCTGATTGTAGACATTGCCCAGCCACGGGATGTTGAGGAGGATGTCGGGAAAATCCCTGGAGTCTGTCTGTACACGATAGATGATCTCCGGAAAGTCAATGACGATACCGCACAGTTCAGAAAAGAAGCGGCTGAGAAGGTCCGGGAGTTTCTTGACCAGGAGCTGGTTCAGTTTACCCGGCTCTTTAACCGGAAGGCAGCAGATGAGCTCCTGGCAACATTGCACAGCTGGGCTGAGCAGATTCGCATCAGGGAGCGGGATAGAGCTCTCAGCAGGTTGTCAGGGTGTGATGACCGGCTTCGTGATGTGACCGATGATCTGACACGGGTGCTGACCAGGAAACTGCTCACCGATGTCACCCTCACTATCCGGACCTGTGCTGAACGGGGAGAGATGAAGATTGCAGAGGACCTGGTTGGTGCTATTACCAGAGGAGAGATGTTATGTTCCCGCACGTACGATTGA
- a CDS encoding CAP domain-containing protein: MMRINRKKCINFVCLFLLLIIPFCATGEETSADLGLVSLDVQPSSAPEAPFFGRITAVNYGHMISMSRKVILYLSLDDEITPADYEVGSVQFSFLRPGETAHREFLGTLPDTIPPGSYTAGAVFGAGFSLTPDPNPENDAITGGTVVIEGTYTRPQEWLNEQIADIILDFSNEERALRSLGALTRDSDLDIIAVEHSQDMAKRDFFDHTNPDGEDPVDRAERHHYDQSRILSDGSSFFGIGENIVKIPVEKNVYGFGEILNDDPHEIARVAVESFMDSPPHKEALLLPAHEKIGIGVAFDGEYYYATQNFF; this comes from the coding sequence ATGATGAGAATCAATAGAAAAAAGTGTATAAATTTTGTTTGTCTTTTCCTGTTACTTATCATTCCATTTTGTGCAACTGGTGAGGAAACATCTGCTGATCTCGGGCTGGTCTCTCTTGATGTCCAACCATCGTCTGCACCAGAAGCACCCTTTTTCGGAAGAATTACTGCTGTAAACTATGGTCACATGATCTCGATGAGCCGAAAAGTAATCCTGTATCTTTCTTTGGATGATGAGATTACACCGGCAGATTATGAAGTCGGCTCAGTGCAATTTTCATTTCTGCGGCCTGGAGAGACCGCTCATCGGGAGTTTTTAGGTACACTGCCTGATACAATTCCTCCTGGTTCATATACAGCAGGTGCAGTATTTGGAGCAGGTTTTTCACTGACTCCTGATCCGAATCCTGAAAATGACGCTATCACCGGTGGTACGGTTGTCATCGAGGGTACCTATACCCGGCCTCAGGAGTGGTTAAACGAGCAGATCGCAGATATTATCCTTGATTTTTCAAATGAGGAACGGGCATTGAGAAGTCTTGGGGCATTAACCCGGGATTCAGATCTTGACATCATTGCTGTGGAGCACAGTCAGGACATGGCGAAGAGGGATTTTTTTGATCATACCAATCCAGATGGAGAAGACCCAGTAGACCGGGCAGAACGACATCATTATGATCAATCCCGGATTCTGTCTGACGGCTCATCATTTTTTGGCATTGGGGAAAACATTGTAAAAATTCCCGTGGAGAAGAATGTCTATGGATTTGGGGAGATATTAAACGATGATCCTCATGAAATTGCCAGAGTAGCAGTTGAATCCTTTATGGACAGTCCTCCTCATAAGGAAGCATTACTCCTTCCTGCCCATGAAAAAATAGGAATAGGGGTGGCATTTGATGGAGAATATTATTATGCCACTCAAAATTTCTTTTAA